The Pirellulimonas nuda genome includes a region encoding these proteins:
- a CDS encoding sulfatase family protein, with translation MKTLSLLAVVAALWSPAVHAAPRPSVVIIVADDLGYADLAFLPQAPPDVRAMGTPGLDRLAARGVYFSDAYATAPICSPSRCGLITGRYQQRWGNYWFGDGGLPKGETTLAQRLRALGYATKKVGKTHLNGGPAEHPLDHGFDEFLGFRHHTWDYLRLTHADREAYEQRAAGRPLGILNVGPLERGRGEPAEFPDGFTTDVFSDEAVEFIARERGEQPFYLQLEYNAVHAPTYIASPKYAARVGFTQPAWDRDAPRWRFPYWDPNEVGWEKWHRRWGHLDAIDTLGRKRYLSQLMALDAGVGRVLDTLEARGVLDDTIVVLLSDNGGEGNNYSINAPLSGTKYMFGEGGIRVPMIVTGPGFPAGDTCGALVSAMDLVPTVLEVLGEPAAAELDGGSLVGVVQTPTASAGHDELCWSNGRQTGVIRRGKWKLAMNAGWNHSTFTLVDGFAQRGEPYAYPDGDVLFDLESDIGETRNLADDHPQVVAELKAAYQQWRASMSNPRTPSGKLRGKSGG, from the coding sequence ATGAAGACTCTTTCCTTGCTGGCCGTCGTCGCGGCCCTCTGGTCGCCCGCCGTTCATGCCGCCCCACGGCCGAGCGTGGTGATTATCGTGGCGGACGACCTGGGCTACGCCGACCTGGCGTTCTTGCCGCAGGCGCCCCCCGACGTGCGGGCGATGGGGACCCCCGGGCTCGATCGGCTGGCGGCGCGGGGCGTCTATTTCTCTGACGCCTACGCCACGGCGCCGATCTGCAGCCCCAGCCGGTGCGGCCTGATCACCGGCCGCTACCAGCAGCGGTGGGGCAACTACTGGTTCGGCGACGGCGGGCTGCCCAAGGGCGAGACGACGCTCGCGCAGCGGCTCAGGGCGCTCGGCTACGCGACCAAGAAGGTGGGCAAGACCCACCTCAACGGCGGACCTGCAGAACACCCGCTCGACCACGGCTTCGACGAGTTCCTCGGCTTCCGCCACCACACGTGGGACTACCTGCGGCTCACCCACGCCGACCGCGAGGCGTACGAGCAGCGCGCCGCGGGGCGGCCGCTGGGGATCCTCAACGTCGGCCCGCTAGAACGGGGCCGCGGTGAGCCGGCCGAGTTCCCAGACGGGTTTACTACCGACGTCTTCTCCGACGAAGCAGTGGAGTTCATCGCCCGTGAGCGCGGCGAGCAGCCGTTCTACCTGCAGCTGGAGTACAACGCGGTCCACGCCCCCACGTACATCGCCAGCCCCAAGTACGCCGCGCGGGTCGGCTTCACCCAGCCCGCTTGGGACCGCGACGCCCCGCGCTGGAGGTTCCCCTACTGGGACCCGAACGAGGTGGGCTGGGAGAAGTGGCACCGCCGCTGGGGCCACCTGGACGCGATCGACACGCTGGGCCGCAAGCGATACCTGTCGCAACTAATGGCGCTCGACGCCGGCGTGGGACGCGTGCTCGACACGCTCGAGGCCCGCGGCGTGCTCGACGACACGATCGTTGTGCTGCTCTCCGACAACGGCGGCGAGGGGAACAACTACTCGATCAACGCGCCGCTTTCGGGCACGAAGTACATGTTCGGCGAGGGGGGGATCCGCGTGCCGATGATCGTCACCGGGCCGGGGTTTCCCGCCGGCGACACCTGCGGGGCGCTCGTGAGCGCGATGGACCTCGTGCCGACCGTGCTTGAGGTGCTGGGCGAACCAGCAGCAGCGGAGCTCGACGGCGGGTCGTTGGTCGGCGTCGTCCAGACGCCCACTGCCAGCGCCGGGCACGACGAGCTCTGCTGGTCCAACGGCCGCCAGACCGGCGTCATCCGCCGCGGCAAGTGGAAGCTGGCCATGAACGCCGGCTGGAACCACAGCACGTTCACGCTGGTGGACGGCTTCGCCCAACGCGGCGAGCCGTACGCTTACCCGGACGGCGACGTGTTGTTCGACCTCGAGAGCGACATCGGCGAAACAAGAAACCTGGCCGACGATCACCCGCAGGTGGTCGCGGAACTCAAGGCCGCGTACCAGCAGTGGCGCGCCTCGATGAGCAACCCACGCACGCCGAGCGGCAAGCTGCGGGGGAAGAGCGGGGGCTAA
- a CDS encoding vWA domain-containing protein, with protein MTNTQIDPERYWPAWLASLVVHGLLLMTAVLVVGRLPEGAADQASRSVGIVLRSEQSDGQSDADHENPDPAPPTEAASPNPAENATPDAALPTESSAAAAAAFLPKPVGPGPAAAQSPGVGSAAEMTEGGAAGGGRPQGGKARVEVFGVVGEGSRFVYVFDRSVSMNGPPLSAAKRELLQSLESLDTVHQFQIVFFNHRLTAFDLSGGQDRVAFADDASKQEAARFVGGISADGGTDRYSALAQALAYGPDAVFFLTDADDAMTRSEIERIIDRNRRAGAAINTIEFGDGPRRSERNFLTELAARTGGSYGYVDVTTLGR; from the coding sequence ATGACCAACACACAGATCGACCCCGAACGCTACTGGCCCGCTTGGCTGGCCTCGTTGGTGGTGCACGGGCTGCTGTTGATGACCGCGGTGCTGGTCGTGGGGCGGCTCCCCGAAGGCGCCGCGGACCAGGCGAGCCGGTCGGTCGGGATCGTGCTGCGGAGCGAGCAGTCCGACGGCCAGAGCGACGCCGACCACGAGAACCCCGACCCTGCGCCCCCGACCGAAGCCGCCAGCCCCAACCCGGCAGAGAACGCGACGCCCGACGCGGCGCTGCCGACCGAATCGAGCGCCGCGGCAGCCGCGGCGTTCCTGCCCAAGCCGGTGGGCCCCGGCCCGGCCGCGGCCCAGTCGCCCGGCGTGGGCTCGGCGGCCGAGATGACCGAGGGGGGGGCCGCCGGCGGCGGGAGGCCCCAGGGGGGCAAGGCGCGGGTTGAGGTGTTCGGCGTGGTGGGCGAAGGGAGCCGGTTTGTGTACGTGTTCGACCGTTCGGTCAGCATGAACGGCCCGCCGCTGTCGGCCGCTAAACGCGAGCTGCTGCAAAGCCTGGAGTCGCTCGACACGGTCCATCAGTTCCAGATCGTGTTCTTCAACCACCGGCTCACGGCGTTCGACCTGAGCGGCGGGCAGGACCGCGTGGCGTTTGCCGACGACGCGAGCAAGCAGGAGGCGGCCCGCTTCGTGGGGGGCATCTCTGCCGACGGCGGCACCGATCGCTACTCTGCGCTCGCCCAGGCCCTGGCGTACGGGCCCGACGCGGTGTTCTTCCTCACCGATGCCGACGACGCGATGACCCGCAGCGAGATCGAGCGTATCATCGACCGAAACCGCCGCGCCGGCGCGGCGATCAACACCATCGAGTTCGGCGACGGCCCGCGCCGCAGCGAGCGGAACTTCCTCACCGAACTCGCCGCCCGAACCGGCGGCAGCTACGGCTACGTGGACGTGACCACCCTCGGCCGCTAG
- a CDS encoding MotA/TolQ/ExbB proton channel family protein yields the protein MILAQDAAGFFDIVFSGGWVGVAIVSLLAALSIAALALAVEHALSIRQSVLAPPGLADGVATRLTQGQLLGAAQACDLQPSVLATSLKAALAEADGGWGEVEKALEDTLSDQSARLFRKIEYLSVIANIAPMIGLLGTVVGMIFAFQEVASTQGAARASELASGIYQALVTTVGGLVVAIPALAAFALFRNRVDGCVSYTALEAQRALRPLKLMLTGRVKASG from the coding sequence ATGATCCTCGCCCAAGACGCCGCCGGGTTTTTTGACATTGTCTTTTCCGGCGGTTGGGTCGGCGTGGCGATCGTGTCGCTGCTGGCGGCGCTGTCGATCGCGGCCCTGGCGCTAGCGGTTGAGCACGCGCTGTCGATCCGCCAGAGCGTGCTGGCGCCCCCGGGTCTGGCCGACGGCGTGGCGACGCGGCTCACGCAGGGCCAACTGCTGGGCGCCGCTCAGGCGTGCGACCTGCAGCCCAGCGTGCTGGCCACGTCGCTCAAGGCGGCGCTCGCCGAGGCCGATGGCGGTTGGGGCGAGGTAGAGAAGGCGCTGGAAGATACGCTCTCCGACCAGTCGGCCCGGCTGTTCCGCAAGATCGAGTACCTGAGCGTGATCGCCAACATCGCGCCGATGATCGGGCTCTTGGGCACGGTGGTCGGGATGATCTTTGCGTTCCAAGAGGTCGCTAGCACCCAGGGCGCCGCCCGGGCCAGCGAGCTGGCCTCGGGCATCTACCAGGCGCTGGTGACCACCGTCGGCGGGTTGGTGGTGGCGATCCCCGCGCTGGCGGCCTTCGCGCTGTTCCGCAACCGGGTCGACGGCTGCGTCTCCTACACCGCGCTGGAAGCCCAACGCGCCCTGCGGCCGCTCAAGCTGATGCTGACGGGCCGAGTGAAAGCGTCAGGCTAA
- a CDS encoding ExbD/TolR family protein, producing MKPWLAPREPLSVNLTPMIDVVFLLIIFFLVSSHLAQQETHLELDLPDASSGEQDADTPPARVTINVLASGAAQIAGERVEAGEIGQRLRRLTERRATPLEVRIRTDRQATYAAVEPILLECVEAGVRDVTFAVYEP from the coding sequence ATGAAGCCCTGGTTGGCGCCTCGGGAGCCTTTGTCGGTGAACCTCACGCCGATGATCGACGTGGTGTTTTTGCTGATCATCTTCTTCTTGGTCAGCAGCCACCTGGCCCAGCAAGAGACGCACCTCGAGCTCGACCTGCCAGACGCCTCGTCGGGCGAGCAGGACGCCGACACGCCGCCGGCGCGGGTGACGATCAACGTGCTGGCTTCGGGCGCGGCGCAGATCGCCGGCGAGCGGGTCGAGGCGGGAGAGATCGGCCAACGTTTGCGGCGCCTGACCGAGCGGCGGGCGACGCCGCTAGAGGTGCGGATCCGCACCGACCGGCAGGCGACCTACGCCGCGGTGGAGCCGATCCTGCTAGAGTGCGTCGAGGCCGGCGTGCGGGACGTTACTTTCGCGGTCTACGAGCCCTGA
- a CDS encoding dockerin type I domain-containing protein: MRLILVTAAAVLLCPQVGWGESLFMVGNSLTVDSQPVQLGSIAAAQGISLSVGQHINCNSSLTTILNNPGTTCVIPAYGTFDTALPGYAWDKVSFQSFAGQNSTMANDVASFNQLTSVLRQNPANADSQLYLYQSWPLIQNWDQWEQPVANTLTQATVHQRDYFDHLLGRIQATEPGTLLIPEAEVFFRVREAIAAGEITGVASFTEMYRDQTHASYGLGRFVANTTLASTLFQTDQTGQPSPFDSTFDGVQYSITTRNQLQAIVWDVVKNHPDAGIAQTLTPGDYNGDGSVTAADLQVWKANLGSKSHLSADGNHDGRVDAADYTVWRDAFSQMAAIGGGSGVPEPSSAVLAAAGAALAAFALRARRPRK, from the coding sequence ATGCGGCTTATTCTGGTGACGGCGGCCGCGGTTTTGCTCTGCCCGCAGGTTGGTTGGGGAGAGTCTCTCTTCATGGTGGGCAACAGCCTCACCGTTGATTCCCAGCCCGTCCAGCTCGGCAGCATCGCGGCGGCTCAGGGGATCAGCCTGAGCGTGGGCCAGCACATCAACTGCAACAGCAGCCTGACGACGATCCTCAACAATCCAGGCACGACGTGCGTGATCCCCGCCTACGGCACGTTCGACACCGCGCTGCCGGGCTATGCTTGGGACAAAGTAAGTTTTCAGTCGTTTGCCGGCCAGAACTCTACGATGGCCAACGATGTCGCGTCGTTCAACCAACTGACAAGCGTGCTGCGGCAGAACCCCGCCAACGCCGACTCACAGCTCTACCTCTACCAGTCTTGGCCGCTGATCCAGAACTGGGATCAGTGGGAGCAACCCGTTGCTAACACGCTGACTCAGGCCACGGTGCACCAGCGAGACTACTTCGACCACTTGCTCGGGCGTATCCAGGCGACCGAGCCCGGCACGCTGTTGATCCCCGAGGCCGAGGTGTTCTTCCGTGTGCGGGAAGCGATCGCGGCCGGCGAGATCACCGGCGTCGCGTCCTTTACCGAGATGTACCGGGATCAAACGCACGCCAGCTACGGGCTGGGGAGGTTTGTCGCCAACACGACGCTCGCCAGCACGCTCTTCCAAACCGACCAAACGGGCCAGCCGTCGCCGTTCGACTCGACGTTCGACGGCGTCCAGTATTCCATCACCACGCGCAACCAGTTGCAGGCGATCGTCTGGGACGTCGTCAAGAACCACCCCGACGCCGGCATCGCCCAGACCCTCACCCCGGGCGACTACAATGGCGACGGCTCGGTGACCGCCGCGGACCTGCAGGTTTGGAAGGCGAATCTCGGCTCGAAGTCGCACCTCTCCGCCGACGGCAACCACGACGGCCGCGTCGACGCGGCCGACTACACCGTGTGGCGAGACGCGTTCTCGCAGATGGCCGCTATCGGCGGCGGCTCGGGCGTGCCCGAGCCTTCCTCCGCGGTGCTGGCGGCGGCGGGCGCCGCGCTCGCGGCGTTTGCCCTCAGGGCTCGTAGACCGCGAAAGTAA
- the nadB gene encoding L-aspartate oxidase, protein MPPATPRYLVPFHPKRIPHHFVDVLIVGGGIAGLRAAMEVDPPLSLLVITKDAMRESNSAYAQGGIAGVLDPDDNFENHVADTLVAGANLCDQQVVEMVVREAPEAIRLLMQWGAVFDAHAGGELMLGREGGHSHRRIVHALGDATGHEIMRAMIRRVEQQRLGQLWPDTFTIDLLTDQGPDQAMECRGALVWNAHHGKTFVWAKQTILCTGGSGQVYRESTNPPIATGDGHAMAFRAGAVLADMEFMQFHPTVLYIAGSSRSLITEAVRGEGAHLIDSEGARFMTGYDERAELAPRDVVSRSIVEQMEKTRHPCVYLSLAHLGADEVRARFPGIAKACMQFGIDIATDPIPVRPGAHYMLGGVAVDQQARTSLPRLWAAGEATSSGLHGANRLASNSLLEGLVYGQRAGAGASRLALEEGDTFHAIPLENPPVEAPAGAASAALDLEDIRNALKSLMWRNAGVWRNGPSLDEALRSIHRWTRYVLPRQLTEPDGWELQNMLIVSELMIAAAQQRTESRGVHLRTDFPVADDAAWRRHVRLRRSDQGEVIVEETPQSEPSA, encoded by the coding sequence GTGCCACCCGCAACCCCGCGCTACCTGGTCCCGTTCCACCCCAAGCGGATCCCCCACCATTTTGTCGATGTTTTGATCGTCGGCGGGGGGATCGCCGGCCTGCGGGCGGCGATGGAGGTCGACCCGCCGCTATCCCTGCTGGTGATCACCAAGGACGCCATGCGGGAGTCCAACAGCGCGTATGCCCAGGGGGGGATCGCGGGCGTTCTGGACCCGGACGACAACTTCGAAAACCACGTGGCGGACACGCTGGTCGCCGGCGCCAACCTGTGCGATCAACAGGTGGTCGAGATGGTCGTCCGTGAGGCGCCCGAGGCCATCCGGCTGCTGATGCAGTGGGGCGCAGTGTTCGACGCCCACGCCGGGGGCGAGCTGATGCTAGGACGCGAGGGGGGGCACAGCCACCGCCGCATCGTGCACGCCCTGGGGGACGCCACCGGGCACGAGATCATGAGGGCGATGATCCGCCGGGTCGAGCAGCAGCGGCTCGGCCAGCTCTGGCCCGACACGTTCACGATCGACCTGCTCACCGACCAGGGCCCCGACCAAGCCATGGAGTGCCGTGGAGCGCTGGTATGGAACGCCCACCACGGCAAGACGTTTGTGTGGGCCAAGCAGACGATCCTCTGCACCGGCGGCTCGGGCCAGGTGTACCGCGAGAGCACCAACCCGCCGATCGCCACCGGCGACGGCCACGCGATGGCGTTCCGCGCCGGCGCGGTGCTGGCCGACATGGAGTTCATGCAGTTCCACCCCACGGTCCTCTACATCGCCGGCAGCAGCCGGAGCCTGATCACCGAGGCGGTGCGAGGCGAGGGCGCCCACCTGATCGACAGTGAGGGGGCGCGCTTCATGACCGGCTACGACGAGCGCGCCGAGCTGGCGCCGCGCGACGTGGTGAGCCGGTCGATCGTTGAGCAGATGGAGAAGACGCGCCACCCGTGCGTCTACCTGAGCCTGGCGCACCTGGGCGCCGACGAGGTGCGGGCCCGCTTCCCGGGCATCGCCAAGGCGTGCATGCAGTTCGGCATCGATATCGCGACCGACCCGATCCCGGTCCGCCCCGGGGCGCACTACATGCTCGGCGGCGTGGCGGTCGACCAGCAGGCGCGCACGTCGCTGCCGCGGCTGTGGGCCGCGGGCGAGGCGACCAGCTCCGGCCTGCACGGCGCCAACCGCTTGGCGTCCAACAGCCTGCTGGAGGGGCTGGTGTACGGACAGCGCGCCGGCGCGGGCGCCAGCCGATTGGCGCTGGAAGAGGGCGACACCTTCCACGCCATCCCGCTGGAGAACCCGCCGGTCGAAGCGCCGGCGGGCGCCGCCTCTGCGGCGCTCGACCTGGAAGACATCCGCAACGCGCTCAAGAGCCTGATGTGGCGCAACGCCGGCGTGTGGCGCAACGGGCCGAGCCTGGACGAGGCGCTCCGCAGCATCCACCGCTGGACACGCTACGTGCTGCCGCGGCAATTGACCGAGCCGGACGGCTGGGAGCTGCAGAACATGCTCATCGTGTCGGAGCTGATGATCGCGGCCGCCCAGCAGCGCACCGAAAGCCGGGGCGTTCACCTGCGGACCGATTTTCCCGTTGCCGACGACGCGGCGTGGCGCCGGCACGTGCGGCTGCGGCGTTCGGACCAAGGGGAGGTCATCGTAGAGGAAACACCCCAAAGCGAGCCGTCGGCGTAA
- a CDS encoding Uma2 family endonuclease, translating into MTAAKHIELMSVEDYLAREELALEKSEYLGGYVYAMAGARNAHNLVATRLLVELSKRLEGGPCSAWNSDTKVRVRTNGYTYLYYPDASVVCDPNPGADVYHDRPVLVAEVLSPSTRRSDEGEKRIIYSQLPSMKLYLLLEQDECRVTVYRRTAEAFDLEAYSGLDSVIPLPELGIELPLEPLYRGIENA; encoded by the coding sequence ATGACAGCCGCGAAGCATATCGAACTGATGTCCGTCGAGGACTACCTTGCCCGCGAAGAGCTAGCGTTGGAGAAGAGCGAGTACCTAGGTGGGTACGTCTATGCGATGGCAGGGGCGCGGAATGCACATAACCTTGTCGCTACACGGTTGCTGGTGGAGCTATCTAAGCGACTGGAGGGCGGCCCGTGCAGTGCGTGGAACTCTGATACGAAGGTTCGTGTCCGGACGAACGGCTACACTTACCTCTACTATCCGGATGCGTCGGTGGTGTGCGACCCGAACCCGGGCGCCGACGTGTATCACGACCGCCCCGTTTTGGTCGCCGAAGTGCTCTCCCCAAGCACGCGTCGTTCCGACGAGGGCGAGAAGCGGATCATCTATTCGCAATTGCCGTCGATGAAGCTCTACCTGTTGTTGGAGCAGGATGAGTGCAGGGTGACGGTATACCGCCGCACAGCAGAAGCATTCGACCTTGAGGCCTACAGCGGTCTGGACTCGGTCATCCCGCTGCCAGAGCTGGGCATCGAGCTCCCGCTCGAACCGCTTTACCGCGGCATCGAGAACGCCTAG
- a CDS encoding Gfo/Idh/MocA family protein: MARDVNVGLVGYKFMGKAHSNAYLSVDKFFPCDARPVMKAVCGRTEEDVKAFAQRWDWQGYETDWRRLVERKDIDLVDIGTPGSTHAEIAIAAAKAGKHVFCEKPLANSLDECRKMLEAVRATGVKHMVNFNYRKCPAVSLAKQMIEAGQIGQVRHVRATYLQDWLVDPEFPMNWRMRKETAGSGALGDLGAHIVDLARYLVGEFSEVVGDTKTFITQRPAEGASTGLSATAGAGTEAVTVDDAAVFLARFTGGAIGTFEATRMAPGRKNYNRVEINGSLGSLAWCFEDLNYLDFFSTADASGAQGFRRIIATEGDHPYAGQWWPPGHMLGYDHSFVNAVYDLLQGIAEDKNPNPSFLDGARCVAVLEAVEQSVESCAWEAVEKVE; this comes from the coding sequence ATGGCACGTGACGTCAATGTTGGTCTGGTCGGCTACAAGTTCATGGGCAAGGCCCACTCGAACGCCTACCTGTCGGTCGATAAGTTCTTCCCCTGCGACGCCCGCCCCGTGATGAAGGCGGTCTGCGGCCGGACGGAGGAGGACGTCAAGGCGTTCGCCCAGCGATGGGACTGGCAGGGCTACGAGACCGATTGGCGCCGGCTGGTAGAGCGGAAGGACATCGACCTGGTCGACATCGGCACCCCCGGCTCCACGCACGCAGAGATCGCCATCGCCGCCGCCAAGGCGGGCAAGCACGTCTTCTGCGAGAAGCCGCTGGCCAACTCGCTGGACGAGTGCCGGAAGATGCTCGAGGCGGTCCGCGCCACGGGGGTCAAGCACATGGTCAACTTCAACTACCGCAAGTGCCCCGCGGTGTCGCTGGCCAAGCAGATGATCGAGGCGGGCCAGATCGGCCAGGTCCGCCACGTGCGGGCGACCTACCTGCAGGACTGGCTGGTGGACCCCGAGTTCCCCATGAACTGGCGGATGCGCAAGGAGACCGCGGGCTCCGGCGCCCTGGGCGACCTGGGGGCGCACATCGTCGACCTGGCGCGCTACCTCGTGGGCGAGTTCTCCGAGGTGGTGGGCGACACGAAGACGTTCATCACCCAGCGCCCCGCCGAGGGCGCCTCGACCGGCCTGTCGGCCACCGCCGGCGCCGGGACCGAGGCGGTCACCGTCGACGACGCCGCGGTCTTCCTGGCCCGCTTCACGGGGGGCGCCATCGGCACGTTCGAGGCGACCCGCATGGCGCCCGGGCGGAAGAACTACAACCGCGTCGAGATCAACGGCAGCCTCGGCTCGCTGGCGTGGTGCTTCGAGGACCTGAACTACCTCGACTTCTTCTCCACCGCGGACGCGTCGGGCGCGCAGGGCTTCCGCCGCATCATCGCCACCGAGGGAGACCACCCCTACGCCGGCCAGTGGTGGCCGCCGGGCCACATGCTGGGCTACGACCACTCGTTCGTGAACGCCGTGTACGACCTGCTGCAGGGGATCGCCGAAGACAAGAACCCCAACCCCTCGTTCCTAGACGGCGCCCGCTGCGTAGCGGTGCTCGAAGCCGTCGAGCAGAGCGTCGAGAGCTGCGCGTGGGAAGCCGTCGAGAAGGTGGAGTAG
- a CDS encoding carbon starvation CstA family protein has translation MFTLGVALASFVGFIVAYNTYGRWLAQKVFRLDPAAVPPSRELQDDVDFVPTRRSIVFGHHFTSIAGTGPIVGPAIAVFWGWLPALLWVVLGSIFVGAVHDFGALVVSLRSRGQTVGDVAGRMIAPRTKLLFLAILFFALTVVLAVFGLVVASIFKMYPQSVLSVWIAMPIAVAIGLYTHRRPGGELLWPSLIALVVVYAAVIVGCDWLPLAIPANPDLPFWGNPTIVWTLLLFVYCYLASVLPVWLLLQPRDFINSQQLMVALVLLVVGLGVAGLQGTADLAASAPALADRAPDGAPPIWPFLFITIACGAVSGFHCLVSSGTTSKQVANETDAQSIAYGGMLLEGALAVLVILACCAGVGMGRFDRQADGSYLARTDASGAALAGQAAWETRYNPQATWGSFGLGDTVGAFVDGGANFLGALGIPMRYAIGVIAVLVACFAATTLDTATRLQRYVIQEMAGELRISPLTNKYVATGLAVGLALALATMRGPAPAGGGQADYGTGGLLLWPLFGATNQLLAGMALLVTAFYLWRRGRPVWFLAIPVLLMIVTPAWALAYQMFNSDTGWVSGEKPNLLLAGIGGVTMLLQVWMVIEAIIAWPGAKQVLEQALPPLGEPSA, from the coding sequence ATGTTCACGCTCGGTGTCGCGCTCGCGTCGTTCGTCGGTTTCATCGTGGCCTACAACACCTACGGCCGCTGGTTGGCGCAGAAGGTGTTCCGGCTCGACCCGGCGGCGGTCCCCCCCAGCCGCGAGCTGCAAGACGACGTCGACTTCGTCCCCACGCGGCGGAGCATCGTCTTCGGGCACCACTTCACCAGCATCGCGGGGACCGGGCCGATCGTGGGGCCGGCGATCGCGGTCTTCTGGGGCTGGCTGCCGGCGCTGCTGTGGGTGGTGCTGGGGTCGATCTTCGTCGGCGCCGTGCACGACTTCGGCGCCCTGGTGGTGAGCCTCCGCAGCCGGGGGCAAACCGTGGGCGACGTCGCCGGGCGGATGATCGCCCCGCGCACCAAGCTGCTGTTCCTGGCGATCTTGTTCTTCGCCCTCACGGTGGTGCTGGCGGTGTTCGGGCTGGTGGTGGCCTCGATCTTCAAGATGTACCCGCAGAGCGTGCTGAGCGTCTGGATCGCGATGCCCATCGCCGTGGCCATCGGCCTGTACACCCACCGCCGCCCGGGCGGGGAACTGCTGTGGCCCTCGCTGATCGCGCTGGTGGTGGTCTACGCGGCCGTGATCGTGGGCTGCGACTGGCTGCCGCTGGCCATCCCCGCCAACCCCGACCTGCCGTTCTGGGGTAACCCCACCATCGTCTGGACGCTGCTGCTGTTCGTGTACTGCTACCTGGCGTCGGTGCTGCCGGTGTGGCTGCTGCTGCAGCCGCGCGACTTCATCAACAGCCAGCAGTTGATGGTCGCCCTGGTGCTGCTGGTCGTCGGTCTGGGGGTCGCCGGGCTGCAAGGAACGGCCGACCTGGCCGCCAGCGCGCCGGCGCTTGCCGATCGCGCGCCGGACGGGGCGCCCCCGATCTGGCCCTTCTTGTTCATCACTATCGCCTGCGGCGCGGTGAGCGGGTTCCACTGCCTGGTCTCCAGCGGCACCACCAGCAAGCAGGTGGCCAACGAGACCGACGCCCAGTCGATCGCCTACGGCGGAATGCTGCTCGAAGGCGCCCTGGCGGTGCTGGTGATCTTGGCCTGCTGCGCCGGCGTGGGGATGGGGCGGTTCGACCGCCAGGCAGACGGCTCCTACCTGGCCCGCACCGACGCCTCCGGCGCGGCGCTGGCCGGACAGGCGGCGTGGGAGACCCGCTACAACCCGCAGGCCACCTGGGGCAGCTTTGGGTTGGGAGACACCGTGGGTGCGTTTGTCGACGGGGGCGCCAACTTCCTCGGCGCCCTGGGCATCCCCATGCGGTACGCCATCGGCGTCATCGCGGTACTCGTGGCCTGCTTCGCCGCCACCACGCTCGACACCGCCACACGGCTGCAGCGCTACGTCATTCAGGAGATGGCCGGCGAGCTAAGAATCTCCCCGCTCACCAACAAGTACGTGGCGACCGGGCTGGCGGTCGGGCTGGCCCTGGCGCTGGCCACGATGCGCGGCCCCGCCCCCGCCGGCGGAGGGCAGGCCGACTACGGCACCGGCGGGCTGCTGCTGTGGCCGCTGTTCGGCGCCACCAACCAGTTGCTGGCCGGCATGGCGCTGCTGGTGACGGCCTTCTACCTCTGGCGCCGCGGCCGGCCGGTGTGGTTCCTAGCGATCCCGGTGCTGCTGATGATCGTGACCCCCGCGTGGGCGCTGGCCTACCAGATGTTCAACTCAGACACCGGTTGGGTATCGGGCGAGAAGCCCAACCTGCTGCTAGCCGGCATCGGCGGCGTGACGATGCTTCTGCAGGTGTGGATGGTGATCGAGGCGATCATCGCCTGGCCCGGGGCGAAGCAGGTGCTGGAGCAGGCGCTGCCGCCGTTGGGGGAGCCGTCGGCGTAA
- a CDS encoding HPF/RaiA family ribosome-associated protein, which translates to MQVQLNTDNHISGTAKLAGYVENVVTEVLGRFGEKITRVEVHLSDQNSAVKFGEHDKRCVLEARLAGRQPVTVRDDAATLEHALEGAAEKMRTLLSRTLDRLEDPRGRVSMAGDQSGDAADDDLDEDE; encoded by the coding sequence ATGCAGGTGCAACTCAACACAGACAATCACATCAGCGGCACCGCCAAGCTGGCCGGTTATGTGGAGAACGTCGTCACCGAGGTCTTGGGGCGTTTTGGAGAAAAAATCACCCGTGTCGAGGTCCACCTGAGCGACCAAAACAGCGCGGTGAAGTTCGGCGAGCACGACAAGCGGTGCGTGCTGGAGGCCCGCCTAGCGGGGCGCCAGCCGGTGACGGTGCGCGACGACGCGGCCACGCTGGAGCACGCCCTCGAAGGCGCCGCCGAGAAGATGCGCACGCTGCTAAGCCGCACGCTCGACCGGCTCGAAGACCCGCGTGGGCGGGTGTCGATGGCGGGGGACCAGTCGGGGGACGCGGCGGACGACGATCTGGATGAGGACGAGTAG